A part of Gramella sp. MAR_2010_147 genomic DNA contains:
- the hemL gene encoding glutamate-1-semialdehyde 2,1-aminomutase: protein MIYKRSSQLFTEAQKVIPGGVNSPVRAFKAVGGEPIFVEKAEGAYLYDEDGNKLIDYINSWGPLILGHAHKPVIDAVIEKAKKGTSFGTPTEIETKIAELAVKMVPNIDKIRMVNSGTEACMSAVRLARGFTGKEKIIKFAGCYHGHSDSFLIQAGSGAVTFGTPNSPGVTQGTAKDTLLAKYNDLENVKELVEANKDEISCIILEPVAGNMGCIPPAEGFLEGLRKICDETGILLVFDEVMTGFRLAPGGVQERAGVKADIVCFGKVIGGGLPVGAFAARNEIMDYLAPVGPVYQAGTLSGNPLAMAAGLAMLTELDSKREIFESIDKKTRYLHEGMEKVLTENNIDFTINRVGSMISVHFGTEPVTDFASAAKSANLGTFNKFFHGMLENGIYIAPSAYETWFISEALSYEDLDKTIKGVDNVSKKL from the coding sequence ATGATTTATAAAAGAAGTAGTCAATTATTCACAGAAGCACAAAAAGTAATTCCTGGTGGGGTGAATTCCCCGGTAAGAGCTTTTAAAGCTGTTGGGGGTGAACCTATTTTCGTAGAAAAAGCTGAAGGTGCTTATTTGTATGATGAAGATGGAAATAAATTAATTGATTATATCAATTCCTGGGGGCCGCTTATTTTGGGGCACGCACACAAGCCGGTGATCGATGCAGTAATTGAAAAAGCTAAAAAAGGAACTTCATTTGGAACGCCTACTGAGATAGAAACTAAGATCGCAGAACTGGCAGTAAAAATGGTTCCGAATATAGATAAGATTAGAATGGTGAATTCGGGCACTGAAGCTTGTATGAGTGCCGTTCGGCTTGCACGTGGATTTACCGGAAAAGAAAAGATCATCAAATTTGCCGGTTGCTATCACGGGCATAGTGATTCTTTCCTGATCCAGGCTGGAAGTGGTGCAGTGACTTTTGGGACACCAAATAGTCCGGGAGTTACTCAGGGAACTGCGAAAGATACCTTGCTGGCCAAATACAACGATCTGGAAAATGTAAAAGAGCTGGTTGAAGCGAATAAAGATGAAATTTCCTGTATCATTCTGGAACCGGTTGCCGGAAATATGGGGTGTATTCCGCCAGCCGAAGGTTTTCTGGAAGGATTGAGAAAGATCTGCGATGAAACTGGAATTTTGCTTGTTTTTGATGAGGTAATGACCGGATTCAGACTTGCTCCAGGCGGAGTTCAGGAAAGAGCAGGAGTAAAGGCAGATATTGTATGTTTTGGAAAAGTGATAGGTGGTGGTTTGCCTGTAGGCGCTTTTGCTGCCAGAAATGAAATCATGGACTATCTGGCGCCTGTTGGCCCGGTTTATCAGGCGGGAACACTTAGTGGTAATCCATTGGCGATGGCTGCTGGATTAGCAATGCTTACTGAACTGGATAGTAAAAGAGAGATTTTTGAAAGTATCGATAAAAAGACCAGATATCTTCATGAGGGTATGGAAAAAGTTCTTACAGAGAATAATATCGATTTTACCATAAACAGAGTGGGATCAATGATATCAGTTCACTTCGGAACAGAACCGGTAACCGATTTTGCTTCCGCAGCTAAATCTGCAAATCTGGGAACTTTTAATAAATTCTTTCACGGGATGCTGGAAAACGGAATTTATATCGCACCAAGTGCCTACGAAACCTGGTTTATTAGCGAAGCACTTTCTTATGAAGACCTTGATAAAACAATTAAGGGGGTAGATAACGTGTCAAAAAAATTATAG